From the genome of Deltaproteobacteria bacterium:
CCCTTCCAGCGGGAAGTACAGGGCCCCCTGCCCCGCAACAAGCTCCGCGCCGGCGGGGTACCCCCGCGGAGAAATGCCTCGGGGGCACGAGGAACCCCCCGCTGCGTCACTCCGCGCAATGATGGGAGTAGCCGCCGACCGGATCCTCGCGCTGAAGGTCGACGTCGACACGCGGCGCGGGATGGAGAAGGGGGTCCCGTCGCTCCTCGGCACGCTCGCCGCCTTCCGGGCGCCCGCCACGTTCTTCCTCTCGTTCGGGCCGGACAACTCGGGGAGGGCGATCTTCCCGATGATCCGGAACCCCCGATTCCTTGCGAAGATGCTCCGGACCAACGCCCCCGGGCTCTACGGGTTCCGCACCGCCCTCTACGGCACGCTCCTCCCGGCTCCCATGATCGCCTCCGCCCTTCCCGGGCTGTGCCGCGAGATCGAGGCTTCGGGGCACGAGGTGGAGTTCCACGCGTGGGACCACCGATCGTGGCAGGACGACCTTCCGCGGAAGAGGCCGGAATGGATCGGCGACTGGTTCGACCGCGGGCTGGAAGCGTACGAGCGGTGCCTGGGGCATCGCCCACGGGCGTTCGGCGCTCCCGCCTGGCTTCTCACGGACGACGCGGTGTCGGCGATCGCCGGACGTCGATGGGAGTACCTGAGCTGCACGCGGGCCGCAGCGCCCTTCATCCTGGAGGGGACGGGGCTGGTCGAGGTGCCCTCGGACCTGCCGTGCCTCGAGGAGGTCGGGGGAAGCGGGGGGGCCGGGCCGATTCTCTCCGCCCTCGACGCCGGGGGGGTCCACGTCCTGGCGGTCCACGCCGAGGCGGAAGGGGGGATCTGGCGCGATGCGTTCATGAAGCTGCTTCACGGCGCCTCGGAGCGCGGGTATCGGATCGTTCCGCTGTCCGCCGTGAGCGATCGCGCGCGAAAGGGGGAGCCTCCCGTCCGCCCGTTCCGCTCCGCCCTGCTGCCCGGGCGGGCATTCCCCTGCGCCGTCTGATCCTCCCGATAATTTCCGCTTTTTTGTAGCAAAACATCGTTTTCCGGATAAAATGTTCCTTTGTCGACGGTTTGGAGGGGGAATGGTGAAGCTTCCGGAACTCAAGATCGGCCGGTTCACGGCCACGGTGCCCATCGTGCAGGGGGGGATGTCGGTCCGCGTTTCCACGTCGTCGCTGGCGGCGGCGGTGGCCGAATGCGGCGGAATCGGCACGATCGGCGGCTCCGGGATCCCCATCGACGAGCTTGCGGAAGACATCCGCAAGGCGAAGCGGATGACGCGCGGGGTGGTCGCGGTCAACATCATGTTCGCCGTCAAGCAGTTCATGGAAGTCGTCAAGGCGTCCATCGACGCCGGCGTGGACATGATCGTCACCGGGGCGGGATTCTCCCGGGATGTCTTCAAGGTCGGGAAGGAGCACAACGTCCCGATCGTCTCCATCGTCTCCTCCCCGGAGTTCGGGAAGCTGGCGGAGCGCAGCGGCGCGGACGCGATCGTCGTGGAGGCGAAGGAGGCGGGGGGGCACCTGGGAACCGACCGTCCCCTGCGGGAGCTCTTCCCCGAGGTCCGCAAGGTGGTGAAGAAGGTCCCGCTGATCGCCGCCGGGGGGATCACCGACGGCTACGACATCGCCGAGATGATGGGGAAGTTCGGCGCAGACGCGGTTCAGCTGGCGACCCGCTTCGTGC
Proteins encoded in this window:
- a CDS encoding polysaccharide deacetylase family protein encodes the protein MMGVAADRILALKVDVDTRRGMEKGVPSLLGTLAAFRAPATFFLSFGPDNSGRAIFPMIRNPRFLAKMLRTNAPGLYGFRTALYGTLLPAPMIASALPGLCREIEASGHEVEFHAWDHRSWQDDLPRKRPEWIGDWFDRGLEAYERCLGHRPRAFGAPAWLLTDDAVSAIAGRRWEYLSCTRAAAPFILEGTGLVEVPSDLPCLEEVGGSGGAGPILSALDAGGVHVLAVHAEAEGGIWRDAFMKLLHGASERGYRIVPLSAVSDRARKGEPPVRPFRSALLPGRAFPCAV
- a CDS encoding nitronate monooxygenase, yielding MKLPELKIGRFTATVPIVQGGMSVRVSTSSLAAAVAECGGIGTIGGSGIPIDELAEDIRKAKRMTRGVVAVNIMFAVKQFMEVVKASIDAGVDMIVTGAGFSRDVFKVGKEHNVPIVSIVSSPEFGKLAERSGADAIVVEAKEAGGHLGTDRPLRELFPEVRKVVKKVPLIAAGGITDGYDIAEMMGKFGADAVQLATRFVLTKECDVADSFKRKYLSARAEDVVLIDSPVGLPGRAIRNRFVERLFGGGDVYDGECRRGCLKSCSHNFCIIDRLDLSRNGDTEEGLVFTGENVWKIKDVPSVRELIDRLVAEAESVYTPATASA